Proteins encoded by one window of Actinocorallia herbida:
- a CDS encoding Rieske (2Fe-2S) protein, producing MSEKLSRRAALGTFGAAGLAGITACGAESAGRDTPPNLVGKELAKAADVPVGGGKIVGEYKVFVVQPTEGVFKAFSSVCTHQGCGVGAPRDGKVSCPCHGSEFDAFTGAVTHPPAKAALREYAVEVKNGGIVAV from the coding sequence ATGTCCGAGAAACTCAGCCGCCGGGCAGCGCTCGGCACCTTCGGTGCGGCAGGACTGGCGGGCATCACCGCCTGCGGAGCGGAGTCCGCCGGCCGCGACACGCCCCCGAACCTCGTCGGCAAGGAACTGGCGAAGGCCGCCGACGTCCCCGTGGGCGGTGGCAAGATCGTCGGCGAGTACAAGGTCTTCGTCGTCCAGCCCACCGAGGGCGTCTTCAAGGCGTTCAGCTCGGTGTGCACCCACCAGGGCTGCGGGGTGGGCGCGCCGCGCGACGGCAAGGTCTCCTGCCCGTGCCACGGCAGCGAGTTCGACGCCTTCACCGGAGCCGTCACCCACCCCCCGGCCAAGGCCGCCCTCCGCGAGTACGCCGTAGAGGTCAAGAACGGCGGCATCGTCGCCGTCTGA
- the uvrA gene encoding excinuclease ABC subunit UvrA yields the protein MHDRLVVSGAREHNLKDVSLDLPRDAMIVFTGLSGSGKSSLAFDTIFAEGQRRYVESLSAYARQFLGQMDKPNVDFIEGLSPAVSIDQKSTSKNPRSTVGTITEVYDYLRLLYARIGKPHCPECARPIARQSPQQIVDRVLELPEGTRFQVLAPVIRGRKGEYLELFKELQAKGFSRALVDGTAIRLDDPPTLKKQEKHDISVIVDRLSVKESARRRLADSVETGLALAGGTLVLDFVDLPEDDPGRERMYSEHLYCPYDDLSFEELEPRSFSFNSPYGACPDCAGLGTRMEVDPELIVPDEDKSLEEGALSPWSAGHASEYFLRLLDGLGAALEFSLDEPWKRIPAKARKAILFGHATQVHVSYSNRYGRKRSYYTEYEGVIPWVQRRHAEAESDTSRERFEGYMREIPCPSCQGARLKPLILAVKVAGRSIAEVAALPISNAAAFLRAMELDQRDAQIAEQVLKEVNSRLGFLLDVGLDYLSLDRPSATLAGGEAQRIRLATQIGSGLVGVLYVLDEPSIGLHQRDNARLLETLLRLRDIGNTLIVVEHDEDTIQAADWVVDIGPGAGEHGGNVVVSGTVQDLLESEESLTGQYVSGRRSIEVPALRRPRTKGREISVKGATANNLQNVDVAFPLGVFTAVTGVSGSGKSTLVNDILYNALARDLHNAKTVPGKHKRVTGLDQLDKVVHVDQSPIGRTPRSNPATYTGVFDHVRKLFASTTEAKVRGYQPGRFSFNIKGGRCENCAGDGTIKIEMNFLPDVYVPCEVCHGARYNRETLEVHYKGKTIADVLDMPIEEAVEFFEPITAIHRHMKTLNDVGLGYVRLGQPAPTLSGGEAQRVKLASELQRRSTGRTIYVLDEPTTGLHFEDIRKLLGVLNSLVDKGNTVLVIEHNLDVIKTADWIVDMGPEGGSRGGTVVATGTPEDVAAVDGSHTGQYLAKILG from the coding sequence GTGCATGATCGACTCGTCGTATCCGGCGCGCGCGAGCACAACCTCAAGGACGTCTCGCTGGACCTTCCGCGCGACGCCATGATCGTGTTCACCGGCCTGTCCGGCTCGGGCAAGTCGAGCCTGGCGTTCGACACGATCTTCGCCGAGGGCCAGCGCCGGTACGTGGAGTCCCTGTCGGCTTACGCGCGCCAGTTCCTGGGCCAGATGGACAAGCCGAACGTGGACTTCATCGAGGGCCTGTCCCCGGCCGTCTCGATCGACCAGAAGTCCACCTCGAAGAACCCGCGCTCGACCGTCGGCACGATCACCGAGGTCTACGACTACCTGCGCCTGCTGTACGCGCGGATCGGCAAGCCGCACTGCCCCGAGTGCGCGCGCCCGATCGCCCGGCAGAGCCCGCAGCAGATCGTGGACCGCGTGCTGGAGCTGCCCGAGGGCACCCGCTTCCAGGTGCTGGCGCCGGTGATCCGCGGCCGCAAGGGCGAATACCTGGAGCTGTTCAAGGAGCTCCAGGCCAAGGGCTTCTCTCGCGCGCTGGTCGACGGCACGGCGATCCGGCTGGACGACCCGCCGACGCTCAAGAAGCAGGAGAAGCACGACATCTCCGTCATCGTCGACCGGCTCTCGGTCAAGGAGTCCGCGCGCCGCCGGCTCGCCGACTCCGTCGAGACCGGCCTCGCGCTGGCGGGCGGCACCCTCGTGCTGGACTTCGTCGACCTCCCCGAGGACGACCCGGGCCGCGAGCGCATGTACTCCGAGCACCTGTACTGCCCGTACGACGACCTGTCCTTCGAGGAGCTGGAGCCGCGCTCCTTCTCGTTCAACTCCCCCTACGGCGCCTGCCCGGACTGCGCGGGCCTGGGCACCCGGATGGAGGTCGACCCCGAGCTGATCGTCCCGGACGAGGACAAGTCACTCGAAGAGGGCGCCCTGTCCCCCTGGTCGGCGGGCCACGCCAGCGAATACTTCCTGCGCCTGCTCGACGGCCTCGGCGCCGCCCTGGAGTTCTCCCTCGACGAGCCGTGGAAGCGGATCCCGGCCAAGGCCCGCAAGGCGATCCTGTTCGGGCATGCCACCCAGGTGCACGTCTCCTACAGCAACCGGTACGGCCGCAAGCGCTCCTACTACACCGAGTACGAGGGCGTCATCCCCTGGGTACAGCGGCGGCACGCCGAGGCCGAGAGCGACACCAGCCGCGAGCGGTTCGAGGGCTACATGCGGGAGATCCCGTGCCCCTCGTGCCAGGGCGCCCGGCTGAAGCCGCTGATCCTCGCCGTCAAGGTCGCCGGCCGCTCGATCGCCGAGGTCGCCGCGCTGCCCATCTCCAACGCCGCGGCGTTCCTGCGCGCCATGGAGCTGGACCAGCGCGACGCGCAGATCGCCGAGCAGGTGCTCAAGGAGGTCAACTCCCGGCTGGGCTTCCTGCTGGACGTCGGCCTCGACTACCTCAGCCTGGACCGCCCGTCGGCCACCCTCGCGGGCGGCGAGGCGCAGCGGATCAGGCTGGCCACCCAGATCGGCTCCGGCCTGGTCGGCGTGCTGTACGTGCTGGACGAGCCGTCGATCGGCCTGCACCAGCGCGACAACGCCCGGCTGCTGGAGACCCTGCTGCGGCTGCGCGACATCGGCAACACCCTCATCGTCGTCGAGCACGACGAGGACACCATCCAGGCCGCCGACTGGGTCGTCGACATCGGTCCGGGCGCGGGCGAGCACGGCGGCAACGTCGTGGTGTCCGGCACGGTCCAGGACCTCCTGGAGTCCGAGGAGTCCCTGACGGGCCAGTACGTCTCCGGCAGGCGCTCGATCGAGGTCCCGGCGCTCCGCCGGCCCCGGACCAAGGGCCGCGAGATCTCCGTCAAGGGCGCCACCGCCAACAACCTCCAGAACGTGGACGTCGCGTTCCCGCTCGGGGTGTTCACCGCGGTCACCGGCGTGTCCGGCTCGGGCAAGTCCACCCTGGTCAACGACATCCTGTACAACGCCCTGGCCAGGGACCTGCACAACGCCAAGACGGTGCCGGGCAAGCACAAGCGCGTCACCGGCCTCGACCAGCTCGACAAGGTCGTGCACGTCGACCAGTCGCCGATCGGCCGGACCCCGCGGTCCAACCCGGCGACCTACACCGGCGTGTTCGACCACGTGCGCAAGCTGTTCGCCTCGACCACCGAGGCCAAGGTGCGCGGATACCAGCCGGGCAGGTTCTCCTTCAACATCAAGGGCGGCCGCTGCGAGAACTGCGCGGGCGACGGCACCATCAAGATCGAGATGAACTTCCTGCCGGACGTCTACGTGCCGTGCGAGGTCTGCCACGGGGCCCGGTACAACCGGGAGACCCTGGAGGTCCACTACAAGGGCAAGACCATCGCCGACGTGCTGGACATGCCGATCGAGGAGGCGGTCGAGTTCTTCGAGCCGATCACCGCGATCCACCGGCACATGAAGACCCTGAACGACGTGGGCCTGGGATACGTGCGGCTCGGCCAGCCCGCGCCGACCCTCTCGGGCGGCGAGGCCCAGCGCGTCAAGCTCGCCTCGGAGCTCCAGCGGCGCTCCACCGGGCGCACGATCTACGTCCTGGACGAGCCGACCACCGGCCTGCACTTCGAGGACATCCGCAAGCTCCTCGGCGTGCTCAACAGCCTGGTCGACAAGGGCAACACGGTCCTGGTGATCGAGCACAACCTCGATGTCATCAAGACCGCGGACTGGATCGTCGACATGGGTCCCGAGGGCGGTTCGCGCGGCGGCACCGTGGTCGCCACCGGCACGCCGGAGGATGTCGCGGCGGTTGACGGCAGCCACACCGGGCAGTACCTGGCGAAGATCCTCGGTTGA
- a CDS encoding TetR/AcrR family transcriptional regulator: protein MPKIVDHVARRRQLTEALWRVVSRDGVDAVSVRNVAAEAGCSPGALRHYFPDQSDLVASALALVGDRFAARIATLDVPGTPVEIVQAYCEQMIPLDEARRIEAEVWFGFVIRARLDPALDALTHRVQRDLRGFLAQLLPYIGAPSAEVDRLHALIDGFTLHLLLYPDQLSTDTVRERLRAHLESIASV, encoded by the coding sequence GTGCCGAAAATCGTCGACCACGTCGCCCGCCGCAGGCAGCTCACCGAAGCGCTCTGGCGCGTCGTCTCGCGCGACGGCGTGGACGCCGTCTCCGTCCGGAACGTCGCCGCCGAGGCGGGGTGCTCCCCCGGGGCGCTGCGGCACTACTTCCCCGACCAGTCCGACCTCGTCGCCTCCGCGCTCGCCCTGGTCGGCGACAGGTTCGCGGCGCGCATCGCCACCCTCGACGTCCCGGGCACCCCGGTCGAGATCGTGCAGGCCTACTGCGAGCAGATGATCCCCCTCGACGAGGCCCGCCGCATCGAGGCCGAGGTCTGGTTCGGCTTCGTCATCCGCGCCCGCCTCGACCCCGCCCTGGACGCCCTCACCCACCGCGTCCAGCGGGACCTCCGCGGCTTCCTCGCCCAGCTCCTCCCCTACATCGGCGCGCCCTCCGCCGAAGTGGACCGCCTCCACGCCCTCATCGACGGCTTCACGCTCCACCTCCTCCTCTATCCCGACCAGCTGTCCACCGACACCGTCCGCGAAAGACTCCGCGCCCACCTGGAATCCATCGCGTCCGTCTGA
- the rapZ gene encoding RNase adapter RapZ codes for MTQHVPDIVIVTGMSGAGRSTAAKALEDLDWFVVDNLPPGLLATMADLGGRVQDAVPRIAVVVDVRSRAFTSDLHSAIGELEARGTHPRVVFLEASDDALVRRFESVRRPHPLQADGRIPDGIARERAQLLEIRAAADLVIDTTNLNVHQLRAKVVDAFGDTGGESSLRATVVSFGYKYGLPVDADLVVDCRFLPNPHWVPELRPQNGRDEAVRDYVLGQRGAKEFLDSYTDVLRLLIEGYEREGKHYVTLAVGCTGGKHRSVAMAEQFGQRLRDEGVDVQVAHRDLGRE; via the coding sequence ATGACACAGCACGTCCCCGACATCGTGATCGTGACCGGCATGTCGGGCGCCGGGCGCAGCACCGCGGCCAAGGCGCTGGAGGACCTCGACTGGTTCGTGGTCGACAACCTCCCGCCCGGTCTGCTGGCGACCATGGCCGACCTCGGCGGACGCGTCCAGGACGCCGTCCCGCGCATCGCCGTCGTGGTCGACGTGCGCAGCCGCGCGTTCACCTCCGACCTGCACTCGGCCATCGGGGAGCTGGAGGCGCGCGGCACCCATCCGCGCGTGGTCTTCCTGGAGGCGAGCGACGACGCCCTGGTGCGCAGGTTCGAGAGCGTCCGCCGCCCGCACCCGCTCCAGGCCGACGGCCGGATCCCCGACGGCATCGCCCGCGAGCGCGCCCAGCTCCTGGAGATCCGCGCCGCGGCCGACCTCGTCATCGACACCACGAACCTGAACGTGCACCAGCTGCGCGCCAAGGTCGTCGACGCGTTCGGCGACACCGGCGGCGAGTCCAGCCTGCGCGCGACGGTCGTCTCCTTCGGCTACAAGTACGGCCTGCCCGTCGACGCCGACCTCGTGGTCGACTGCCGGTTCCTGCCCAACCCGCACTGGGTGCCGGAGCTGCGCCCGCAGAACGGGCGGGACGAGGCGGTGCGCGACTACGTCCTCGGCCAGCGCGGCGCCAAGGAGTTCCTCGACTCCTACACCGACGTGCTGCGGCTGCTGATCGAGGGGTACGAGCGCGAAGGCAAGCACTACGTCACGCTCGCAGTGGGGTGCACCGGGGGGAAGCACCGCAGCGTGGCGATGGCCGAGCAGTTCGGCCAAAGACTCAGAGACGAGGGAGTGGACGTCCAGGTGGCCCACCGAGACCTCGGCAGGGAGTAA
- a CDS encoding cation:proton antiporter: MDDGVAMLAVIVIFMLATVVAVGIGDRIRRPYPVLVSVIGLAVAFTPLPTLQIPPDLILPLFLPPLIYATAQRTSWRLLISRRRTIFWLAGVLVLLTVAASAATTYWAIGGVSIAAAVALGAAVAPPDPVAAEAVAGPLDLPRRVITVLQTEGLCNDATAFVVFGVAISAVETGQYSLPSAVLLFAWEVIAAIGIGFGLGWIATWLQNRLDNVTARSALTLVFPFATYLTADAFHASGVLAVVAVSLYIGQTGADEAGVNDRLTTNAFWDTLEMLITGLAFGLIGLELREVWPGADRLPAYALHAAIICAVVIALRFAWMMSVGAFMRRFGTYGYREGYQDDVARDWRDDFILAFCGFRGLATLALALALPATTPHRAELLFVAFMVILVTLVVPGLVMPWIVKALGVRKEAEVEEEAIQDLAYRASRAALRRLRQLDSDEDLPTEVVQRLRYTQRQLVAELCDVVPEDLQEGFEQRRMHREIRNRVEAQMLEASRAEVLLARTEPGVDPEAADQVLRRLDLKSAHLL; encoded by the coding sequence GTGGACGACGGAGTGGCGATGCTCGCGGTGATCGTGATCTTCATGCTGGCGACGGTCGTGGCCGTCGGCATCGGGGACCGGATACGGCGGCCTTATCCCGTCCTCGTGAGCGTCATCGGGCTGGCCGTCGCCTTCACCCCCCTGCCCACCCTCCAGATCCCGCCCGACCTGATCCTCCCGCTCTTCCTCCCGCCGCTGATCTACGCCACCGCGCAGCGCACGTCCTGGCGGCTGCTGATCTCCCGGCGCCGCACGATCTTCTGGCTCGCCGGGGTGCTCGTCCTGCTCACCGTGGCGGCGTCGGCGGCCACGACGTACTGGGCGATCGGCGGCGTCAGCATCGCCGCCGCGGTCGCGCTCGGCGCGGCGGTCGCGCCGCCCGACCCGGTCGCGGCCGAGGCCGTCGCCGGGCCGCTGGACCTTCCGCGCCGGGTGATCACCGTGCTCCAGACCGAGGGCCTGTGCAACGACGCCACGGCCTTCGTGGTGTTCGGCGTGGCGATCTCGGCGGTGGAGACCGGCCAGTACTCGCTGCCTTCCGCGGTCCTGTTGTTCGCCTGGGAGGTCATCGCGGCCATCGGCATCGGGTTCGGCCTCGGCTGGATCGCGACCTGGCTGCAGAACCGCCTGGACAACGTGACGGCCCGCAGCGCCCTCACCCTGGTCTTCCCCTTCGCCACCTACCTGACGGCCGACGCCTTCCACGCCTCGGGCGTGCTCGCCGTCGTCGCCGTCAGCCTCTACATCGGGCAGACCGGCGCCGACGAGGCGGGCGTCAACGACAGGCTCACCACGAACGCCTTCTGGGACACCCTGGAGATGCTGATCACCGGCCTCGCCTTCGGCCTCATCGGGCTGGAACTGCGCGAGGTGTGGCCCGGCGCGGACAGGCTCCCGGCCTACGCGCTGCACGCGGCGATCATCTGCGCGGTCGTCATCGCGCTGCGCTTCGCCTGGATGATGTCCGTCGGCGCCTTCATGCGCAGGTTCGGCACCTACGGGTACCGCGAGGGCTATCAGGACGACGTGGCCAGGGACTGGCGCGACGACTTCATCCTCGCCTTCTGCGGGTTCCGGGGACTGGCCACGCTGGCCCTGGCCCTCGCCCTCCCCGCGACGACCCCCCACCGCGCCGAACTCCTCTTCGTCGCCTTCATGGTGATCCTGGTGACGCTCGTCGTGCCCGGCCTGGTGATGCCCTGGATCGTCAAGGCCCTCGGCGTGCGCAAGGAGGCGGAGGTGGAGGAGGAGGCGATCCAGGACCTCGCCTACCGCGCCTCCCGGGCCGCCCTCCGACGCCTCCGCCAGCTCGACTCGGACGAGGACTTGCCTACCGAGGTCGTCCAGCGGCTCCGCTACACCCAGCGCCAACTCGTCGCCGAACTGTGCGACGTCGTCCCCGAAGACCTCCAGGAGGGCTTCGAGCAGCGCAGGATGCACCGCGAGATCCGCAACCGCGTGGAGGCCCAGATGCTCGAGGCCTCCCGCGCCGAGGTGCTCCTCGCCCGCACCGAACCCGGCGTGGACCCCGAGGCCGCCGATCAGGTGCTGCGCCGGCTCGACCTGAAGAGCGCCCACCTCCTGTAG
- the uvrC gene encoding excinuclease ABC subunit UvrC, with translation MADPASYRPAPGAIPESPGVYRFRDEHGRVIYVGKAKNLRSRLSSYFADHAGLHPRTQGMVTTAASVTWTVVGTEVEALQLEYSWIKEYDPRFNVRYRDDKSYPYLALTMNEDYPRVMVMRGAKRKGVRYFGPYSHAWAIRETVDLLLRVFPVRTCSAGVFKRHGQIGRPCLLGYIGKCSAPCVGRVDEEEHRALAEDFSAFMAGDTGRFMKRLEREMLAAADAEEYETAARRRDDIRALERALEKQAVVLSDSTDCDVIAFARDELEAAVQVFYVRGGRIRGQRGWVVDLVEERTTGELVEDFLIQAYGDGDSVPREVLVPEAPPDEEAMNELLSEARGAQVRVRVPKRGDKKDLLGTVARNAHEALKQHKTRRAGDLTARSRALQELQDTLELDQAPLRIECFDVSNLQGTNVVASMVVFEDGLPRKSEYRRFTIKTVQGQDDVRSIHEVITRRFKRYLAESQKAGELSPEGIAGEDAEGLLSSYGFGGDDEGARRPLDPETGRPRKFAYPPNLLVIDGGPPQVAAAQRALDELGIDDIAVCGLAKRLEEVWLPSDPDPVILPRTSEGLYLLQRVRDEAHRFAINFHRAKRSKAMTASELDGVPGLGPARRTALLKHFGSVQRLKKATPEQIAEVPGIGLSTAQSIAAALQGGTTT, from the coding sequence GTGGCAGATCCCGCGTCCTACAGGCCCGCCCCCGGCGCGATTCCGGAATCGCCGGGGGTCTACCGGTTCCGTGATGAGCACGGCCGGGTCATCTACGTGGGCAAGGCCAAGAACCTCCGGTCCCGGCTGAGCTCCTACTTCGCCGACCACGCCGGGCTGCATCCGCGCACCCAGGGCATGGTCACCACGGCGGCGTCCGTCACCTGGACGGTCGTCGGCACCGAGGTCGAGGCGCTCCAGCTGGAGTACTCCTGGATCAAGGAGTACGACCCGCGCTTCAACGTCAGGTACCGCGACGACAAGTCCTACCCGTACCTCGCGCTGACCATGAACGAGGACTACCCGCGCGTCATGGTCATGCGGGGGGCCAAGCGCAAGGGCGTCCGCTACTTCGGCCCCTACTCCCACGCCTGGGCGATCCGCGAGACCGTCGACCTCCTGCTGCGCGTCTTCCCGGTGCGCACGTGCAGCGCCGGGGTCTTCAAGAGGCACGGCCAGATCGGCCGCCCCTGCCTGCTGGGCTACATCGGCAAGTGCTCGGCGCCGTGCGTCGGCCGGGTCGACGAGGAGGAGCACCGCGCGCTCGCCGAGGACTTCAGCGCCTTCATGGCCGGCGACACCGGCCGGTTCATGAAGCGGCTGGAGCGCGAGATGCTCGCCGCCGCCGACGCCGAGGAGTACGAGACCGCGGCCCGCCGCCGCGACGACATCCGCGCGCTGGAGCGGGCGCTGGAGAAGCAGGCGGTCGTGCTGTCCGACAGCACCGACTGCGACGTGATCGCCTTCGCCCGCGACGAGCTCGAGGCCGCCGTCCAGGTCTTCTACGTGCGCGGCGGCCGGATCCGCGGCCAGCGCGGCTGGGTCGTCGACCTCGTGGAGGAGCGCACCACCGGCGAGCTGGTCGAGGACTTCCTCATCCAGGCCTATGGCGACGGCGACTCGGTGCCGCGCGAGGTCCTGGTGCCCGAGGCCCCGCCGGACGAAGAGGCGATGAACGAGCTGCTCAGCGAGGCGCGCGGCGCCCAGGTCCGGGTCCGGGTGCCCAAGCGCGGCGACAAGAAGGACCTGCTCGGCACCGTCGCGCGCAACGCGCACGAGGCGCTCAAGCAGCACAAGACCCGCCGGGCGGGCGACCTCACCGCGCGCAGCCGCGCCCTCCAGGAGCTCCAGGACACCCTGGAGCTGGACCAGGCCCCGCTGCGCATCGAGTGCTTCGACGTCTCCAACCTCCAGGGCACCAACGTCGTCGCCTCGATGGTGGTGTTCGAGGACGGCCTGCCGCGCAAGTCCGAGTACCGCAGGTTCACCATCAAGACCGTGCAGGGCCAGGACGACGTGCGCTCGATCCACGAGGTCATCACACGCAGGTTCAAGCGGTACCTCGCCGAGAGCCAGAAGGCCGGGGAGCTGTCGCCGGAGGGCATCGCGGGGGAGGACGCCGAGGGCCTGCTGTCGTCCTACGGGTTCGGCGGCGACGACGAGGGCGCCCGCCGCCCGCTGGATCCCGAGACGGGCCGCCCCCGCAAGTTCGCCTACCCGCCGAACCTGCTGGTGATCGACGGCGGCCCGCCCCAGGTGGCCGCCGCCCAGCGCGCGCTCGACGAGCTGGGCATCGACGACATCGCGGTCTGCGGCCTCGCCAAGCGGCTGGAGGAGGTCTGGCTCCCCTCCGATCCCGACCCGGTGATCCTCCCGCGCACGAGCGAGGGCCTCTACCTGCTCCAGCGGGTCCGCGACGAGGCGCACAGGTTCGCCATCAACTTCCACCGGGCCAAGCGGTCCAAGGCCATGACGGCGAGCGAGCTGGACGGCGTCCCGGGCCTCGGCCCGGCCCGCCGCACCGCGCTGCTCAAGCACTTCGGCTCGGTCCAGCGGCTGAAGAAGGCGACGCCCGAGCAGATCGCGGAAGTCCCCGGCATCGGGTTGAGCACGGCACAGTCCATCGCGGCGGCACTCCAGGGGGGAACCACCACATGA